The Glycine soja cultivar W05 chromosome 4, ASM419377v2, whole genome shotgun sequence genomic sequence TGAAgtctataaaaaattacatcgGCCGATAATGGTCGAAAACTACCTCAATTAAGATGGggcaaaaatgatttttgatttaaaaattgaatttaaagtggatccaaaaaatccaaatttattttttttacaaaatatgaaTCTAGATTTTAAATCCAATCCATTTAATCGAATCTAAATTTCAAATCCAATCCATTCAAATGGATGTGGGATTGCATGTTTGAAAATCCAATCCATGCCCAGCCCTACCAGGATGCAACTTTGTATTTTTTGCACTTGAAGCATGATGGAGCTGCATTTGTCAAAATTAACATGAAACACGTgcattttaaaaggaaaaaagttaaaattacacTGCATTTTAGAGTTGTATGAGTGGGAAGGGAGTGAGATACAGATAAAAGAAATGAGGAGAGAAAAACTGATAACAGAAAAATTGGAAAATATAACAAGTAACGtgagtaaaaaaattaagaagaaaaacgGAATTGAAGTAAATTGAAAGAGATACTTTGTCTAATAATCCATTATATTCCCAGTTGAAAAAAAAAGCGACACTAGAATGCATAAAAATCACAGGAAAACCTTCATGTAGGTATATGATGACCTAACAGTTAAATAATACTATAAACGTGTCAcgttttttattgataaaaaccTTTTTTACTTGTGGAATATGAAGTGATTTCTATCCACAGGAAAAGCCAAATAGGACGAGTGATTTGAAATTTTAGAAACAAAGTATTAATATAAGTATGTAAGATATGAAAGGCAACATgctattatttaaaatagagaaaattccATAATGgggtttcatttttcaattgaaaagaaataatgaacagaaatagaagaaaCTTAGAGGTGATTTGGTTCATTTGAATTTTTAGAAACAGGGTATTAATATAAGCTTCTCTGTTCATaatattctttcttttcatgAATGCAATTGCAGATAGTGATCTGGTTCGTGATTCCGGCAGTGAAAGATTCGACGGCGGCTCATGTAAATCACACCCTGTCCTTGATTGTTCTAATTCAGTTTATTCCTCGCTTGTTCCAGATTTTTCCTCTGCAACGGAGAATCTTGAAGACTAGCGGGCTTATTGCCAAAACTGCCTTGGCAGGGGCCTTATACAATCTTGGTTCCTACATGCTAGCCAGCCATGTAACTATTCATACACCACAGTACTTCCAATTTCCAAATTAGAAATTAGTAATACATTTCTTGCCATTAAATTTTACTATATCTCCTTCAAAAAAATAGGTAGATGTCTTCAAGACAATAGTTACCAAAttaaaattggatttttttataaaaaattgtacaaatATTTTGCAAGCATGAGAAAAAATATGTGATAAGATAATAGTTAGATAGAGAGAAATAgatcaaaagatttttttttttaaaactgttaaagaaaatattgaattaataatatataataagagtgATAATACACGCTCCAAGTATTGTACACTCCATtaacatatatcattttttttatcacatcatattaattatataatgtatgtatttttttcttttctctcttttccttttttacatGTTAATTAGATATAATGATGTATGTCaatcttttttcatatattaattttagagaGTTCTtaagttatatttataaatgtaaTGGTTTTGATACTTggtattttttcatatatttataagGGTAACTTAACAACtttccaaaatcaaaattaataatttttaaatgttgagTTTAGAGAGTTGTTAAGTTTCCTTATTTAAATGTTAACTAGATATAATGgtgtatattaattttagatataAGGATTTTGATActtggtatttttttatcttaattttccggtccatcatgaaaaaaaagttttgattaaaaaaaagttttgattaatttgaaattcaattaaaagataagtaaatctgatcaaaaattattttcgttAAGAATCAAACTTAAgataaattaatcttaatttcaggatattaattatttatgtttaatcaCTTGTTAATTTGATACTTGATATTTGACTAGTACTTAACTGAGTTTGagcacaacaaaaaaaaataactgagtttgagcaaaaaaaaaaagggaagagtTTTTCAATAATGATACCATAAACTTTAGATTTTCAAGAATACCATagaatttttcataattttatacaaTGCTTTATAGATAAGTGAAaggtaagagagagagagagaaatgtaaaataaaatgaataatataataaaaagatatggaaattgtataaaataaaatgttggcgtaaataattttgttaaagcAATGTAATATCTCAGTTTAAAACACTAATGTGTTTTCAGTGCAGGTTTTAGGAGCTTCATGGTACGTTTCGTCAATTCAGCGGCAGTACGAGTGTTGGAGAATAACATGCAAAAAGGAGATGAACAGAACGCATTCTCCATCTTGCAACCCTTCGTTTCTCGACTGTGGTACCATCACCAACTACGAAAGGCAAGCTTGGTTCAAACGAACCAGAGTTCTCAGTGATTGCGATGCCCTCAATGACAAAAACGAGTTTCAGTTTGGAATGTTCGCTGATGCTTTCACTGATCATGTCTCCTCATCAAGATTCTTTCAGAAATACTTTTACTGCCTCTGGTGGGGTTTGAAGAATCTAAGGTATATTTTCCATATTCGATGTCAAATATGAGTTTCTGTTTAAGTTTGGATTGAAATTGAAGACaccaatatacaaaatatttagtaGTATTAAGGTTTTAGGCAATGCAAGTTTAtccaaaatcacttttttttttttaaaaaaaaacttcatcataagttaatttgtattttgtaaaagttttcttatataatttttcttataaaaatagtCTGTGTATCAGTTAATTTGACTTtgtaaaaaattcatttcaacttttttttttctgtaagtATTTATGGATAAGTTTCCCTAAATAGATCCTTAGTCGTGAGCTCTAACTTTTTAAGGTTCTCTAATTTGTTTtgaaccctttttattttttcccatGTGCAGTTCATACGGGCAAAATCTTCAGACTAGCACTTACAGTGGTGAAACATTGTTTTCCAGTTTCATATGCATCGCAGGTCTAATTCTGTTTGCGCATCTCATTGGTAACATGCAGGTAAAATGTTAAAAACCctactcttttaaaaaaaacacaaaaaagaatGCTTGCAACATATTCTTACATATTCTATCATctgaatgtataaaaaaaaaaaaaactctatcatctgattaaaacttattaaaaacaacaaaatcataaatataacaTATAACATAAGAAATGAAACCtataaaatcttataatttcattaaattctggtcaatgataaaaaagtgtattcaaaaaactattttagaaAATGTGCTCCTAacattttgaaaaaagaaaaaggttggcAAATTGTTAGTAacaattttcttgattttgtcCTTTTCAATTTTGGAAAAAAGAATTATCTGCAATCCTCAACTGCTAAAGTTGAAGAGTGGAGACTTAAACAGAAAGACACAGAAGAGTGGATGAATCACCGTCAGCTTCCACCAGAACTGCAACAACGTGTTCGCAGGTTTGTTCAATATAAATGGCTTGCCACCAGAGGAGTAGACGAAGAAGCCATTTTGCGTGCTTTGCCTCTGGACCTTCGCCGCCAGATTCAGAGGCATCTCTGTCTCGACATTGTTCGTCGAGTAAGTATATATCACCTTCTTATCAGATGAAAATAATGTGTATATATGACTTAAGTTACAATTTAACATGATGAGTTGTTCTAATACTATTTAAttcttttgacaaaaataatatacCTTAAATTAATGGTAGCACATATCAAATGATTTTACATACGTTCCAAATTAACTTAGATTGCAGTTTTGCACTTAAATCGCCGGtctcattttaaattatttttctttaagatcaaatattttatttgatcctTTATGTTCACTTTAagttcatataatttaaaagtgatttttttaatctttataatttatattttaattctcttttagtcattaaaatttaaaagtgattttttagtttttataatttatattttaattctcttttaatctctatagtttaaaaataatttttttaatttttataatttgtattttaattatcttttaaatcttattataatatatatatatatatatatatataaataattaactacaaattaattataaattatgaacgatatttttattacaaattatcttgttataaattagttacgaattaattgttaatatttttatagttaattataatgaataatattactcatattttaatgataaggattaaaaaaatcacttttaaattatagggacaaaaaaaattaaaatataaattataaggattaaaaaactCTTTCAAATtacagggactaaaaaaattaaaatataaattataagaactaaaaaaacactttaaaattataaaaattgaaaaatataaataataaaattataggaaccaaacctttctttctttgataaaaaataaaaaaacaacattatgAACTTCAAGGTGTAGCATCTTCTAATTGTTGTGTGTTTAGGTTCCATTTTTTGGCCAAATGGATGATCAGCTTCTAGATGCAATATGTGAACGCCTTATTTCATCGTTAAACACAAAAGACACATTCATCGTCCGCGAAGGAGATCCGGTGAGAGAAATGCTTTTCATCATCAGAGGGCAAGTAGAGAGTTCCACAACCGATGGTGGAAGAACAGGATTCTTCAACTCCATCACCCTAAGACCTGGTGACTTTTGCGGCGAAGAATTGCTAACATGGGCCTTGATGCCCTCCTCATCAAGTCTCAACCTTCCATCTTCCACTCAGACAGTCAAGACTCTCACCGAAGTGGAAGCATTTGCCCTAAGAGCCGAAAACCTCAAATTCGTCGCCAGCCAATTCAAGCGCCTCCACAGTAAGAAATTGCAGCACGCTTTTAGGTATGAGTAACTATAAAGCACAAAGACTCCAGTCTCTTGCTTTATTCGGTGTCCCACATGCGTTTGTGTCAATGTCCAACACCGACACGACACCTATATtacgttttatattttaaacattaCAGGTGTCCATGTGTTCGTGTCCGTGTCGGTGCTTCGTAGATGATTAATGATATTTGAACatctcattattttaaataccTCTATCAATGTGTCttattcttcttcatttctctttctattacatcatatcacttatcatactttattttttctctatcaTTAAGTGTTAagtaacaaatatatttttcggtTTAGGTACTATTCGCATCAGTGGAGGGCTTGGGGGGCACATTTTATACAAGCTGCGTGGAGACGCCACCGCAAGAGGAAATTGGCGATGGAGTTGCTGGAGAAGGAGAACTTGTACTACACAAATGTGatggaagatgatgatgatgaagaagaaggtaGTGCAGGTGAGAGTTCAATGGCAGGGCATGCTCAGAATTTTGGGGCCACATTTTTGGCTTCGAAATTCGCTGCAAACACTAAGAAAGGGGCAGTTAAAAAGGTGACTATTAATCTTCCTGATGCTGGTAGTTTGAAGATGCCCAAGATGTTCAAACCCACGGAACCTGATTTCTCAATATTCCATGATGATTAGTGGAGTCTATTGATCAGGACAGAATTAATTAAGAGCTAGGGTGCGGATATTAGCCAATCTTTATGATCCTTTTCTTTGTATCTATCTAGTTGTACAGAAACAAATTAAGAATCTTCTTACTAGTTTAAGCTGATGTTTGTAATTAGTAAATTGTTTAAATACTAATTTTCTTGGCAAATTAAGTTTGAGTAAGGTGAAGTAATTCATAAGCTTCTACATGAAAATTGcccaaaaatttgaaaaagtagAGTTCGGTCAGTTCGAAACATATTACTCCCAAGATATTCCAGGAAGAATGaaaggaaaatataaataaaacatccGTTTAATTTGCTGCTGTGTCCTTTACACAGTGACGgatccaaattttatttctaacggacaatttttttttataatatttccatagaaaaaaaatattacaaatttttaaaaaatacacaatatgtaggaaaaaaaatctaaaatatttttatttttgcaaattaTAATTCTTCTTCACAtactttcatatttttaaaatattgtataattttttcattgacaatactataaaaaattggtaagttatatcaatttattcttccttttattcttataatttttacattcattttaaaaaaagtgttttatgGGATCGAACAAAACTAACTTTTTTAAtggagataaaaaataaatattatttatattcatgtaaaaaaaacattattatggAGCAATTGCGTCCGCACCCAACAACTTGGATCTACCGCTAATCTGCATGATTTCATGTTTGCTTCTCGATACTGCCCATATCTATTCCAGTTATTAAAtttacacaataataataataataaactattaAATATTCTCGTACGatgtagataaaaaaattattcatagggtaatattttttattattttaaaaataaaacttgaaaagaataagaaaaatataattttataaaaaaataacgtgGTTTGACAAcatcaattaatatattttaatttatcatattcaaaAACCTCTAAGTTATAATTTCATTGAAAATACTGACAAATTCTTAAGTTTAACatgttcaaaattaaaattatccttAACTCTTAATGTcagcacaaaaaataaaagagtaattAAAGAGTATTTATtcttacatttaaaataaattctaatataaaggaaacaataattaataaccTTAGAATAGCTCTtagtttaacttatttttcctaAACAACTATATTggcattttattaaattatattacgttatatatatatatatatatataaattaaaattagttttgacaatatttaaatattttcattcaaaaatataaatttataataaacttaTTTGATATAAACTAAGTTAATttcatcatttgaatttcttataatcatttttaattttattgacttACTCTCTGAGTAACATGTGTgtgtgaaaattaaaaatatagaccataaaatcatatttgaatGATAGAGATTGAAATAGAATTAAGAACCAATTTCTGTAAGTAGCCATACATCTGTTacgaatttttaattttaaccaaaaaataattgttgatttgataaaaaaaatttattgataatagatcttatttctaattttaaatataaaatcaaaagtaaatatttttgtgaaatttattattttttaaataagtatttatcaaaaaagtaatatttaaataattatgtaaaaaaaaaaaagcctcccCTTAATACATCTCTCGATCCATTCCTGGTTTGAACTATACGTTTGCCTAAAAAGAaaggataaaaaacaaaaaacaaaatgactTCTGAGCAATAAATATTCTTTAAGCCTAAGAAATgaaataagtgcatattaattttttttattaaatactagTTAGTGCATATTCTTGAACTGAAGAATTAAGGATAGTATAGTGTTACCAATAATGGATATATAATTATTGAACTCTGTTTGTGATAGATTACCGTCAACGAGGAAAGATACCACCTACTTTACATCAAAGAAAGTAGGCTAGGAAAGACACTTGTCGAGAGAGTAATTATGGAgctttcaaacctagaaaaaaCTAGCTAGCCACAGAAAACATACTTTTTTATGTGATAGTATTAAAatcaagtaaaaattaattagtattttaaaattaatcaacaagaatttaaaaataaataaaattttcaatatatttaactTCAATGTTAAAAGCTAGCTACTCTGTTGAATACCACTAAATACGTGAATTAATTATCCACATAGAATTATTTTATGATCACTTGGTAAATTAAACTTGAGTCTTGAGTTGTAACAgcttaaatattaagaagaattttatcatttataataatctcatttgaataaataatttggttttaaaaaagaaaaaaaaacttgtgttaaaaattaaaatgttaacttGTTGACTCATTTGCCTTGTAAAAAAAACTGTTTACTCATTCTCAAGAATCTAAACATATATCTTCAAAATCCAAAAGTTTGGGCAGTATCATCCACAAAATGATACGTCAAATGCTGGGCTCACTGTTAGTCCATATATTTGTTTCATAAAATTTTGGCAAAAACGACAGTTGACGGTTACATACAGAATTTAAAAGTCAAAACTAAAACATTGGTATTGTGTGAAGCTCCTAATCACCAAGTAGAAGAAGCAGAAAACACCCTTTTGGAGATATTTGCTTTGGCCATTGGTCATGGCAACTCGAAGACTTTCCTGGCTCCTCTCTCGCTCTCTATCTTCTTCCCCTTCTTTTCAAGATG encodes the following:
- the LOC114408203 gene encoding probable cyclic nucleotide-gated ion channel 16 isoform X2; translation: MSSDFYRFAVSSHFSSFPKSFSLRKKVPWWYQILDPRSRFVARWNRTFLYVCIVALFLDPLYFYFPITGDKACMQTDIVLGVFVTFSRTVADLFFLFHMVLKFRTAFVSPLSRVYGRNELVTDPRQIASRYLRSDFAIDLLATLPLPQVLIWFVIPAVKDSTAAHVNHTLSLIVLIQFIPRLFQIFPLQRRILKTSGLIAKTALAGALYNLGSYMLASHVLGASWYVSSIQRQYECWRITCKKEMNRTHSPSCNPSFLDCGTITNYERQAWFKRTRVLSDCDALNDKNEFQFGMFADAFTDHVSSSRFFQKYFYCLWWGLKNLSSYGQNLQTSTYSGETLFSSFICIAGLILFAHLIGNMQNYLQSSTAKVEEWRLKQKDTEEWMNHRQLPPELQQRVRRFVQYKWLATRGVDEEAILRALPLDLRRQIQRHLCLDIVRRVPFFGQMDDQLLDAICERLISSLNTKDTFIVREGDPVREMLFIIRGQVESSTTDGGRTGFFNSITLRPGDFCGEELLTWALMPSSSSLNLPSSTQTVKTLTEVEAFALRAENLKFVASQFKRLHSKKLQHAFRYYSHQWRAWGAHFIQAAWRRHRKRKLAMELLEKENLYYTNVMEDDDDEEEGSAGESSMAGHAQNFGATFLASKFAANTKKGAVKKVTINLPDAGSLKMPKMFKPTEPDFSIFHDD
- the LOC114408203 gene encoding probable cyclic nucleotide-gated ion channel 16 isoform X1, translated to MSSDFYRFAVSSHFSSFPKSFSLRKKVPWWYQILDPRSRFVARWNRTFLYVCIVALFLDPLYFYFPITGDKACMQTDIVLGVFVTFSRTVADLFFLFHMVLKFRTAFVSPLSRVYGRNELVTDPRQIASRYLRSDFAIDLLATLPLPQIVIWFVIPAVKDSTAAHVNHTLSLIVLIQFIPRLFQIFPLQRRILKTSGLIAKTALAGALYNLGSYMLASHVLGASWYVSSIQRQYECWRITCKKEMNRTHSPSCNPSFLDCGTITNYERQAWFKRTRVLSDCDALNDKNEFQFGMFADAFTDHVSSSRFFQKYFYCLWWGLKNLSSYGQNLQTSTYSGETLFSSFICIAGLILFAHLIGNMQNYLQSSTAKVEEWRLKQKDTEEWMNHRQLPPELQQRVRRFVQYKWLATRGVDEEAILRALPLDLRRQIQRHLCLDIVRRVPFFGQMDDQLLDAICERLISSLNTKDTFIVREGDPVREMLFIIRGQVESSTTDGGRTGFFNSITLRPGDFCGEELLTWALMPSSSSLNLPSSTQTVKTLTEVEAFALRAENLKFVASQFKRLHSKKLQHAFRYYSHQWRAWGAHFIQAAWRRHRKRKLAMELLEKENLYYTNVMEDDDDEEEGSAGESSMAGHAQNFGATFLASKFAANTKKGAVKKVTINLPDAGSLKMPKMFKPTEPDFSIFHDD